TTAGTATTAAAAACTCACGTTTCCCCCGGGGAAATTATGAGTGGGGATTTTAGCTTCCCGCCGGTGATTTACCTGCTATAGCAACGCAAAAATGTCAACATTTCTAGAATGCATTTATTGTTATTCCTACATAGAGTTCTCTTTGCTAGAAACTGTTTAGTATTTGCTGCATATATATATGGATGGATTTGTTGTATTTATACGAATGTATTTACTGCAGTATACAGTGCTGTATTTGCTGCATGTACAGTGATGTATTTGTTGCATCTACATGGATGTATTAACTGCACATGCATTCATGTATTTGTTGCATACACACTGATGTGTTTGCTGCATATAGACAGAGTATTTGCTGCGTATTCACAGATATATTTGTTGAAAACACGGATATATTTAACACGTAAAAGATATAAACCACGGATATATTTAACACGTAAACAATATAAAACACGGATATATTTAACACGTAAAAGATATAAACCACGGATATATTTAACACGTAAAAGATATAAAACACGGATATATTTAACACGTAAAAGATATAAAACACGGATATATTTAACACGTAAAAGATATAAAACACGGATATATTTAACACGTAAAAGATATAAAACACGGATATATTTAACACGTAAAAGATATAAAACACGGATATATTTAACACGTAAACAATATAAAAGACATAAACGGTCTCTTAAATACATACTAGACCACCACGATCCACGTAAGAGGTACAGATGCTGTCCCTGGTTATAAACCGATTGGCGGATCGTGTTCCAGGGTAACCATTTTGGTTAAGACTTAAGGCTTAAGACCTAAGGCGTGCGATATGAAGGGAAAGTTACAAGCCTGTTAATAAGAACATTGGAGACAGAAATGGATcgcagatgttagaaagaacttcttctGAATAAGATTCCCCCAGGAAGAAGGATGCTTAGACGAAGATGTCCTTGTAGCTAGTTCAAGACACAATTTTAAATGCTTATATACGAGAAGAGTGGGAACTGAGTCGTTTTATTAAACTATTCTTGTTTGGAAGGTGGGGCCAGGAGCTGATGATCGACGCTtcaagcacatgtaggtgagtacatctggatgagcacacacacacacacacacacacacacacacacacacacacacacacacacacacacacacacacacacacacacacacacacacatccaccaaaACTTGAAGCAAGATTTAACAACTCTTTCACGAACATTCttttctatatattttttttgtgagCACGGAGGCGTCAGCCAAGCCGGTGAAACTGTTAGAGTATTAGAATACTTATTTTGCCAGCCGACGGGGGCTTCAGCCCTTCTGTAAACGTATTCTGAAACTCTGATAAATTTTCCGAAAGTCATTATAAAAGTTGTCGCAACATATTGACGATAATTCCGCGTCCCAGGACGAGCAAGGTGACGATAATTCCGGGTCCCAGGACGAGGAAGGTGACGATAATTCCGCGTCCCAGGACGAGCAAGGTGACGATAATTCCGCGTCCCAGGACGAGCAAGGTGACGATAATTCCGGGTCCCAGGACGAGCAAGGTGACGGTAATTCCGCGTCCCAGGACGAGCAAGGTGACGATAATTCCGCGTCCCAGGACGAGCAAGGTGACGATAATTCCGCGTCCCAGGACGAGCAAGGTGACGATAATTCCGGGTCCCAGGACGAGCAAGGTGACGATAATTCCGCGTCCCAGGACGAGCAAGGTGACGATAATTCCGGGTCCCAGGACGAGCAAGGTGACGATAATTCCGAGTCCCAGGACGAGCAAGGTGACGATAATTCCGGGTCCCAGGACGAGCAAGGTGACGATAATTCCGAGTCCCAGGACGAGCAAGGTGACGATAATTCCGAGTCCCAGGACGAGCAAGGAGCCTCTTGCTACCACGCAGACATGACTAGTTGGAAACTCTTCATTTCGTCTCATCAAATCATTCCCAGCCtcagcagaaacaaataggccgaGTTTCCTTCACCTGATggcctgttcacctggcagtaaataggtacttggtaattagacagctgctatggcctACATCCTGgggaggtactcacctagttgtattcacctagttctgtttgcgggggttgagctctggctctttggttccgcctcttaaccatcaatcaactggtgtacagattcctgagcctattgggctctatcatatttacatttgaaactgtgtatggagtcagcctcctccacatcactgcctaatacattccacctgttaactgctctgacactgaaaaaattctttctaacgtccttgtggctcatgtgggtacacagtttccacatgtgtccccttgttcgcgtaccaccccgtgttaaacagtttatactTATCCACCCTATTAATTCCTCAGATAATTACTTTTGTAGGTTGTGAACTACTAAGAACTActtttgtaggtagtaatcatgtctccccttactcttctgccttccagtgtcgtgaggttcatctgacgcagcctttcctcgtaactcatgcctcttagttctgggaccagtctagtggcacacctctgaactttttctagcttcgtcttgtgcttgacaaggtacgggcttcatgctggggccgcatactccaggattggtcttacatatgtggtgtacaaggttctgaatgattccttacacaggttcctgaaggcagttctgatgttagccagcctcacatatgctgcagacgttattttttgatgtgggcttcaggagacaggtttgatgtgatatcaactcctagatctttctctctgtctgtttgttGACAGTCAGCCAGTAGTGACCACAGACAGCCAGAAGTGAACACAGACAGTCAGAAGTGAACACAGACAGTCAGAAGTGAACACAGACAGCCAGAAGTGAACACAGTCAGCCAGAAGTGAACACAGTCAGCCAGTAGTGAACACAGACAGTCAGAAGTGAACACAGACAGCCAGAAGTGAACAGAAACAGTCAGAAGTGAACACAGACAGCTAGAAGTGAACACAGTCAGCCAGAAGTGAACACAGACAGCCAGAAGTGAACACAGTCAGCCAGAAGTGAACACAGTCAGCCAGAAGTGAACAGAAACAGTCAGAAGTGAACACAGACAGCCAGAAGTGAACAGAAACAGTCAGAAGTGAACACAGACAGCCAGAAGTGAACACAGTCAGCTAGAAGTGAACACAGTCAGCCAGAAGTGAACACAGACAGCCAGAAGTGAACACAGACAGCCAGAAGTGAACACAGACAGCCAGAAGTGAACACAGACAGTCAGCTAGAAGTGAACACAGACAGCCAGAAGTGAACACAGACAGCCAGAAGTGAACACAGACAGCCAGTAGTGAACACAGACAGCCAGAAGTGAACACAGACAGTCAGCTAGAAGTGAACACAGACATCCAGAAGTGAACACAGACAGCCAGAAGTGAACACAGACATCCAGAAGTGAACACAGACAGCCAGAAGTGAACACAGACATCCAGAAGTGAACACAGACAGCCAGAA
This DNA window, taken from Procambarus clarkii isolate CNS0578487 chromosome 40, FALCON_Pclarkii_2.0, whole genome shotgun sequence, encodes the following:
- the LOC123747634 gene encoding protein rtoA-like; the protein is MPGNTSYVTRRWYEPQGCRATPRTSLDAGTSHRDARQHLVIVKEAASGTIPTAGLKSNTNSNDEQGDDNSGSQDEEGDDNSASQDEQGDDNSASQDEQGDDNSGSQDEQGDGNSASQDEQGDDNSASQDEQGDDNSASQDEQGDDNSGSQDEQGDDNSASQDEQGDDNSGSQDEQGDDNSESQDEQGDDNSGSQDEQGDDNSESQDEQGDDNSESQDEQGASCYHADMTSWKLFISSHQIIPSLSRNK